The following proteins are co-located in the Manihot esculenta cultivar AM560-2 chromosome 7, M.esculenta_v8, whole genome shotgun sequence genome:
- the LOC110618991 gene encoding uncharacterized mitochondrial protein AtMg00860-like, which translates to MDFGKISTIICWPVPKSIEVVRGFLGITGYYRRFIVQYGQPAKPLTTLLKKEDQGKFQWTINAQKSFKSLKHAIVTSPVLVMPNFNLPFVIECDALGSGVGDILMQQDKLVSYFSKAISNKSIAKSA; encoded by the coding sequence ATGGATTTTGGGAAAATATCTACAATTATATGCTGGCCAGTCCCTAAATCCATTGAGGTAGTAAGAGGATTCTTGGGGATTACAGGCTACTATAGACGATTCATAGTGCAATATGGACAACCTGCTAAGCCATTAACAACTCTACTGAAGAAGGAAGATCAAGGAAAATTCCAGTGGACAATTAATGCACaaaaatcttttaaatcttTAAAGCATGCTATTGTCACTTCTCCAGTACTGGTAATGCCCAATTTCAACTTACCATTTGTGATTGAGTGTGATGCTTTAGGTAGTGGGGTAGGTGATATTCTAATGCAACAAGACAAGCTTGTGTCATATTTTAGCAAAGCCATTTCGAATAAATCAATAGCAAAGTCTGCTTAG